Proteins encoded within one genomic window of Bacillus sp. F19:
- a CDS encoding extracellular solute-binding protein translates to MKKWLFLVLAVFLVLSGCQSSTGSSGGKTEPVKAPDRDLAAEGLPEFNEKVGELGKTDLEIWLAADYANTAPIQDAIKEFKEVYPNISIKTVGIEWGDMSNKVKLAVSSGAVPDMAHAHAFAMGAQGLAEPVDDLWEEWGEEDKFVPGGIEDTTWEGVKYGMPIDINTTIYLYNKKVFEENGIKEAPKTLDELVAVSKKLTKKDGSRYGIVTSASGWSFFGNVIAAGTNTLKFDGDKVTANLNDPKIVETMAKYTGLATVDKSSPVPPPQERQTDHPVAMFGTGRAVSFISGPWDIARIKNEFPDSYKDLATAPLPGDGNGSVLGGGSLFVPKGSKNKVASFELMKWFVSDKYGIRLAKEQGRHPVKTHLYEDEMYSDPLLEPYVETLQDAVPYKLEAYPEANDAWGKALRAVFDGADPQKALDEAQGIAEKAVNSAK, encoded by the coding sequence ATGAAGAAATGGCTATTTTTAGTACTTGCTGTTTTTCTTGTTTTATCAGGCTGTCAATCGAGCACGGGCAGCTCGGGCGGGAAAACGGAACCTGTAAAGGCGCCGGATCGTGATTTAGCGGCAGAAGGCTTGCCGGAGTTTAATGAAAAGGTTGGAGAATTAGGCAAAACAGATTTGGAAATTTGGCTTGCAGCTGACTATGCCAATACTGCTCCAATTCAAGATGCGATCAAGGAATTTAAGGAAGTCTATCCGAACATTTCAATTAAAACGGTTGGGATTGAATGGGGAGATATGAGCAATAAAGTGAAGCTTGCGGTTTCCAGTGGAGCGGTTCCTGATATGGCTCATGCCCATGCCTTTGCAATGGGTGCACAGGGTCTTGCTGAACCGGTTGATGATCTGTGGGAAGAGTGGGGCGAAGAGGATAAGTTTGTTCCAGGCGGTATTGAGGATACGACCTGGGAAGGTGTTAAATACGGAATGCCGATTGATATAAATACTACAATCTACTTGTATAACAAGAAGGTTTTTGAAGAGAATGGCATCAAAGAAGCGCCTAAAACGCTTGATGAGCTAGTGGCTGTATCAAAGAAGCTGACGAAGAAAGATGGATCCAGATATGGAATCGTGACGAGTGCGAGCGGATGGAGTTTCTTTGGAAATGTCATTGCAGCAGGAACGAACACGCTGAAGTTTGATGGGGACAAGGTGACAGCAAATCTGAATGATCCAAAGATTGTTGAAACGATGGCGAAATATACAGGCTTAGCAACAGTTGATAAATCATCTCCTGTTCCTCCGCCGCAAGAAAGACAAACCGATCATCCTGTAGCGATGTTTGGAACAGGAAGAGCTGTTTCCTTCATTTCTGGACCTTGGGATATCGCAAGAATCAAAAATGAGTTTCCTGATTCCTATAAAGATCTTGCAACAGCTCCGCTTCCTGGTGATGGAAATGGTTCTGTATTGGGAGGGGGCAGCTTGTTTGTTCCAAAAGGATCTAAAAACAAAGTCGCTTCCTTTGAGCTGATGAAATGGTTTGTTTCGGACAAATACGGAATTCGTTTAGCAAAAGAGCAAGGCCGTCATCCAGTGAAAACACACTTATATGAAGATGAAATGTACAGCGATCCATTATTGGAGCCATATGTAGAGACCTTACAAGATGCTGTACCGTATAAATTGGAAGCGTACCCAGAAGCAAATGATGCATGGGGTAAAGCTCTGCGTGCTGTGTTTGACGGAGCTGATCCGCAAAAAGCACTGGACGAAGCACAGGGAATTGCCGAAAAAGCTGTGAATTCAGCTAAATAG
- a CDS encoding sugar ABC transporter permease, whose amino-acid sequence MKTEMASQINTEIKTKKEFHKLKDYIGSYLFVLPALSFLFIFSIAPILYLIWLSFHDYSLPNPAVFTGLKNFSQMLQDKLFIKSLGNTIVYTAGSMFLGLGGAIAVAVLLNRKLRGLRFFKVFYFLPTITSEVITAMIFLWIFDNNLGILNYLLKIAGVETPPAWLLQPTTAMIILILIGAWRGTAYNIPIFLAALQAVPQSLYEAARIDGANSWKQFIHITLPSITHILVYTMVMSVIGSFQVVAVVDILTNGGPMDSTMVVIKHIWQQSFEFNYVGYGAALSLVLFPFLLAVTWLQLKLSSGKD is encoded by the coding sequence ATGAAAACAGAAATGGCTTCTCAAATAAATACTGAAATCAAAACCAAAAAAGAGTTTCATAAGTTGAAAGATTATATCGGGTCTTATCTTTTTGTTTTACCTGCACTTAGTTTCTTATTTATTTTCTCCATAGCGCCTATTCTCTATTTAATTTGGCTGAGCTTTCATGATTATAGCCTGCCGAATCCCGCTGTGTTTACTGGCTTGAAGAACTTTTCACAAATGCTTCAAGACAAGCTTTTCATTAAGAGTCTCGGAAATACAATTGTTTATACAGCCGGCTCCATGTTTTTAGGGCTGGGCGGCGCGATTGCTGTTGCTGTGCTTTTAAATAGAAAGCTTAGAGGCTTACGATTTTTTAAAGTGTTTTATTTTCTGCCGACGATCACCTCTGAGGTTATTACAGCCATGATCTTTTTGTGGATTTTTGATAACAACCTGGGCATCCTTAACTATTTATTGAAGATAGCAGGAGTCGAAACACCGCCGGCATGGCTTTTGCAGCCGACTACAGCGATGATCATTCTGATTCTGATTGGAGCATGGAGAGGCACAGCTTATAATATCCCGATTTTCTTGGCAGCCCTTCAGGCAGTACCTCAATCTTTATATGAAGCAGCGAGGATTGATGGAGCTAATTCCTGGAAGCAGTTTATACATATTACACTGCCATCGATCACCCATATATTAGTTTACACCATGGTTATGTCTGTCATTGGATCGTTCCAGGTCGTAGCGGTTGTGGATATTTTGACAAATGGCGGACCAATGGACAGCACGATGGTTGTCATTAAACATATTTGGCAGCAGTCGTTTGAATTTAACTATGTTGGCTATGGAGCTGCACTGTCACTTGTCCTATTCCCATTCTTGCTTGCAGTGACTTGGCTTCAATTAAAGCTATCTTCCGGAAAGGACTAA